The sequence CAAGCGTTGACCATCGCCTTGCAAGGATTTGAGGGGGCAGTGGTACTGGTTTCGCATGATCGTGAGTTGATTGCCAACGTCTGTGATGAGCTGTTTTTGGTACATGATGGTCAAATCGAGGAGTTCGATGGTGACATCAGCGACTACGGTAAGTGGTTGGCAGAGAAGCGTAAACAAGAGAACTCATCAGATAAAAGTACCAGTAAGAAGAAAAGTAAAAAAGAGAGTAAGAAATTCGTTTCACGTGAAACAGATAATGGTCAAGTGAATAATAAAGCACCTGATAATTCATCAAAAAGTAAAGCGACGACGCCTACGCTTAGTAAAGATGCGCAGCGCAAATTGGCGGCTGAACAACGCAAACTCACCGCGCCTATTCGCCGTGAGATAGAAGAGATAGAAAAAGCATTGGCTAAAATTGATGGACAGCTCGTGACGCTTGAAGAAAAACTGGCTGATACGGATTTATATGAAGAAGGTCGCAAGTCTGATTTGCTGTTATTACTTAACGAGCAAACGGCATTGCAGCAGCAGCACAGTGACAATGAAGAAAAACTATTGCTTTTGATGACGACATTAGAAGAAATGGAAGTGGGTTTTGAGTAGAGAGCTGTTCGCTATAGTAAATAGTAAATAACAGGTTTTGATTGTTTTTTAAGCTATTTTCACTTGATAAAGACAGTCAAAAAAAAGGGAGAGCGCTGGCTCTCCCTTTTTTATTACGTTATTCCTTACGGTATTTACCATCACCATAAGACAGTATTTCCATTGTGGTCGTACATAACTGACAGTTTATTTGACCAGCAGCGGCTTTCGATAAATCCAAAATACGACCCCGAATGAAAGGGCCTCTATCGGTAATTTTTACGATTACACTCTGCTTTGTCTTCTTGTTGGTCACTTGTACCTTCGTACCAAACGGCAACGTGCGATGCGCAGCGGTCAAAGAGTTCATGTTGAAGATACTACCACTAGCAGTGCGTTTACCGTGGAACTGACTACCGTAATAACTGGTGTTTCCAGCAAAAACGGTGGTACTCAGCAATAGTGATAATGTGATAACCAAAGACTTGATTAAATAAGACATTTAATACCTTTAAGCAATTTATAAAATAGACAGATATACTTGCCTATGTTATTCATACTCCCTATGAGTACAAATATTATATTCATTTTACAACACATACTTTGTCATATTCTTACGGTTCTGTAAAAGAACTACCAAGGTCAAAACGCTCATTTCTGCACGCTAGCTACTAAATACCAGTGATTTATATGTAATTGTTTTAAATAATGATTTACATTGTTAATGGGGTTTTTGGCTTGACTCTCTATTTTTTCATTAGGG is a genomic window of Psychrobacter cibarius containing:
- a CDS encoding septal ring lytic transglycosylase RlpA family protein → MSYLIKSLVITLSLLLSTTVFAGNTSYYGSQFHGKRTASGSIFNMNSLTAAHRTLPFGTKVQVTNKKTKQSVIVKITDRGPFIRGRILDLSKAAAGQINCQLCTTTMEILSYGDGKYRKE